Genomic segment of Acinetobacter larvae:
ATCAATCCGCTGGGTTTTGGAGATTAAGTCATGCAGAGCCTATGTGAAAACTTTCAGGATATTCCCGTCAACGCGCAGCGGGTAAAACCATACCTCGATGGTTTATTTGATGAATATTTTGCGATATATGGAGATTTTTTCCAACAACGTGGTTGTGCCGAGCAATATGCCGAAAAGTCAGCACTTGATAAAGCAGAACCTGCAAGCTGGTATACCCCTCCGGATGGTTTATTTATTACCTTGCAGCGTAATCAGGAGATTATCGCGATGGGGGCTTATAAGCGTTTTGACCATGCAACAGCGGAGTTAAAACGGATTTGGACACGGCATGATTTAAGACAACAAGGACTGGCACAAAAAATAGTCTTGGAATTAGAACGCCGTGCCAAATTGGCGGGTTATCAGCAGGTTTATCTGACGACAGGCTTTAAACAAACGGCAGCGGTTAAATTATATCTCAGCTTGGGTTATAGCCCACAGTTTGAGTTGAATACGCAGTTTGATTTTGAGGCATTGGTTGATTCTCCCTTACAAGGCTCGCTGCCTTTTAGAAAAAAACTATAGGGGAGCATGACGATGTCTTTAACAAAGCGTACAGAAGCAAAGTCCACAGAAGCAACGCCTACTGAAGCAAAACCTACAGAAGAAGCAAAGTCTACAGAAAAAAATTATCAGATTATTGCGACTAAAAA
This window contains:
- a CDS encoding GNAT family N-acetyltransferase — encoded protein: MQSLCENFQDIPVNAQRVKPYLDGLFDEYFAIYGDFFQQRGCAEQYAEKSALDKAEPASWYTPPDGLFITLQRNQEIIAMGAYKRFDHATAELKRIWTRHDLRQQGLAQKIVLELERRAKLAGYQQVYLTTGFKQTAAVKLYLSLGYSPQFELNTQFDFEALVDSPLQGSLPFRKKL